From the Thermococcus sp. 18S1 genome, one window contains:
- a CDS encoding DMT family transporter — translation MNRSELVLLGITAIWGFTFPAMKVSLDYLPPILFLAYRFGTASLLMLVLFRSKVLRRETFREGFILGLTLFFGHGFQIVGLKYTTASNSAFITSLYVVFTPFIAYFILRDRLKLRDIASLAIALTGLYLISGASLDFNYGDLLTVLCALSFAFQIVLVQKFGEKDYLSLAFWQITWNFVFSLTFALLFEPFTFPRDPLPWAGVLYTSLFATVIAFTLQVKHQRNTKAHKAALIYSAEPIFGHIAAFITIGEVLSVKGYLGAALIMAGIWNEIRKDERG, via the coding sequence ATGAACCGCTCCGAGCTCGTACTCCTCGGTATCACCGCGATATGGGGGTTTACCTTTCCGGCGATGAAGGTTAGCCTCGATTACCTGCCGCCGATACTCTTCTTGGCATATCGCTTCGGCACAGCGTCGCTCCTGATGCTCGTCCTCTTCAGGTCGAAGGTTTTGAGGAGGGAGACCTTCAGGGAGGGCTTCATCCTCGGGCTTACCCTCTTCTTCGGCCACGGCTTCCAGATAGTGGGACTCAAATACACCACGGCCTCGAACTCCGCATTCATAACTTCGCTCTACGTCGTCTTCACGCCCTTCATAGCGTATTTCATTCTCCGGGATAGGCTCAAGCTCAGGGACATAGCATCGCTTGCAATAGCGCTGACCGGTCTCTACTTAATTTCCGGGGCGAGCCTGGACTTCAACTACGGCGACCTGCTTACGGTTCTCTGCGCCCTCAGCTTCGCCTTCCAGATAGTCCTAGTCCAGAAGTTCGGGGAGAAGGACTATCTCAGCTTAGCCTTCTGGCAGATAACCTGGAACTTCGTCTTCTCACTGACCTTTGCACTGCTCTTCGAGCCCTTCACGTTTCCCAGAGACCCGCTACCGTGGGCGGGGGTGCTCTACACCTCGCTGTTCGCGACGGTTATAGCGTTCACCCTCCAGGTGAAGCACCAGAGGAACACGAAGGCCCACAAAGCCGCGCTGATATACTCCGCGGAGCCAATTTTCGGGCACATAGCGGCGTTCATAACGATAGGGGAAGTCCTCAGCGTCAAGGGTTACCTGGGCGCCGCGCTGATAATGGCAGGAATATGGAACGAGATTAGAAAAGATGAAAGAGGCTAA
- a CDS encoding glycoside hydrolase produces MEMKYAHHFHAYQPGDIVYVKDGDGSGPIEYEERKSPVAIKIRGEEVKGENWTRAMIYSYEHIADTLSRMKGVSIDIEPFTFLMLLRYRRNAFDDAVELLRRFDAVPTTPFHPIVPHLDEFEERILARVSFDFYAPLIENKPVIGYWLPEAVITRRTAQIIESQTDRKLVFLLDERQLLYDFPQAKHSCNRYGNSFVFGREWHISDAFAFNTLDVPGLISATLSYRDDHKENLGVPYLIFTASDLESLLGNPAQLDRFTAWMEGLERNGVERVSAMEFVRKKLSGESNRLDGECSFEMGVKDYSAWSDYFDLSTDGKTSDSRWLGYRRADGKVFAREVNGRKISQLWKVAFTRLFEELNRTVRLGVLKGLEELEANPEEFLVRYARVFFRDYYDYFGMETSLDYVLEPANGEGNALRLGRIYYLMLLANHSCPRFWENLDTRVAFGNVSVMAKALVELMEYFDGSELQSLFVEAYLKLLNFESLYHLWNLSAMPSLEGWETGEEAWLDALKHEVPNSGYNVVTRAALYVGKRDLRGELGNLIGHYNLDWAVADTGHIPGEVHGEWENREWCEHRG; encoded by the coding sequence ATGGAGATGAAGTACGCACACCACTTCCACGCCTACCAGCCCGGCGACATAGTTTACGTTAAAGACGGTGACGGCTCGGGGCCGATAGAATACGAGGAGAGGAAGAGCCCCGTCGCGATAAAGATCCGCGGGGAGGAGGTTAAGGGAGAGAACTGGACGAGAGCGATGATCTACTCCTACGAGCACATAGCCGACACCCTCTCGCGCATGAAGGGGGTTAGCATTGACATAGAACCCTTCACGTTTCTGATGCTCCTCCGCTACCGCAGAAACGCCTTTGATGATGCCGTCGAGCTTCTACGGAGGTTTGACGCCGTTCCGACAACACCATTTCACCCGATAGTTCCCCACCTCGACGAATTCGAGGAGAGAATCCTTGCGAGGGTTTCCTTCGACTTCTACGCCCCGCTGATTGAGAATAAGCCTGTAATCGGCTACTGGCTTCCCGAGGCGGTGATAACGAGAAGAACGGCCCAGATAATCGAGTCCCAAACGGACAGGAAGCTGGTCTTTCTTCTCGACGAGAGGCAGCTCCTCTACGACTTTCCCCAGGCGAAGCACTCCTGCAACCGCTATGGCAACTCCTTCGTCTTCGGGAGGGAATGGCACATAAGCGACGCCTTCGCCTTCAACACCCTTGACGTCCCAGGTTTGATCTCGGCTACCCTATCCTACCGCGACGACCACAAGGAAAACCTGGGCGTTCCCTACCTGATATTCACCGCCAGCGACCTTGAGAGCCTGCTCGGCAATCCGGCACAGCTCGACCGCTTCACCGCTTGGATGGAAGGACTTGAGAGGAATGGCGTCGAGAGGGTCTCGGCGATGGAGTTCGTGAGGAAGAAGCTCTCGGGCGAGTCCAATCGCTTGGACGGCGAGTGCTCCTTCGAGATGGGTGTTAAGGACTACTCCGCCTGGAGCGACTACTTCGACCTGAGCACCGACGGCAAGACGAGCGATTCCCGCTGGCTGGGATACAGGAGGGCCGATGGAAAGGTTTTCGCGAGAGAAGTGAACGGTAGGAAGATTTCTCAGCTCTGGAAGGTCGCCTTCACGAGGCTCTTTGAGGAGCTCAACAGAACCGTCAGGCTGGGGGTTCTGAAGGGCCTCGAAGAGCTTGAGGCCAATCCAGAGGAGTTCCTCGTCCGCTACGCGAGGGTTTTCTTCAGGGACTACTACGATTACTTCGGCATGGAAACCTCACTCGATTACGTGCTTGAACCGGCCAACGGCGAGGGGAACGCCTTAAGGCTCGGCAGGATCTACTACCTGATGCTTCTCGCCAACCACTCCTGCCCGCGTTTCTGGGAGAACCTCGATACACGCGTCGCCTTCGGCAACGTCTCGGTCATGGCAAAGGCCCTCGTTGAGCTGATGGAGTACTTCGACGGCAGTGAACTCCAGAGCCTCTTCGTGGAGGCGTATCTTAAGCTCCTCAACTTTGAGAGCCTCTACCACCTCTGGAACCTCTCTGCCATGCCCTCCCTTGAGGGCTGGGAGACGGGCGAGGAGGCGTGGCTCGATGCGTTGAAACATGAGGTCCCCAACAGCGGATACAACGTCGTGACGAGGGCAGCTCTCTACGTTGGAAAGCGCGACCTGAGGGGTGAGCTGGGGAACCTGATAGGGCACTACAACCTCGACTGGGCCGTAGCGGATACCGGCCACATCCCGGGCGAGGTTCACGGGGAGTGGGAGAATCGTGAGTGGTGTGAACACAGAGGATGA
- a CDS encoding 4Fe-4S dicluster domain-containing protein has translation MGDEVVEKMWILITLDKCSGCRLCEVACSLEHEGIIWPEASRIRIYELLPGVNVPHTCVQCPDYPCVKACNFDALSVDEKTGAVLVNEEKCTECGACVLACPGNVPRIPVGKGSVVICDLCGGSPKCVEVCHEAGHDALVLVKGQYRSVYRTFAKDPVEKSTELARKMYGEEFLG, from the coding sequence ATGGGTGACGAAGTGGTAGAGAAGATGTGGATTCTGATAACCCTGGACAAGTGCAGTGGCTGCAGACTGTGCGAGGTAGCCTGCTCCCTGGAGCACGAGGGAATAATATGGCCAGAGGCATCGCGTATAAGGATATACGAGCTTCTGCCCGGCGTCAACGTCCCCCACACATGCGTTCAGTGTCCAGACTACCCGTGCGTGAAGGCGTGCAACTTCGATGCGCTGAGCGTCGATGAGAAAACCGGTGCCGTGCTCGTAAACGAGGAGAAGTGCACCGAGTGCGGAGCGTGTGTTCTGGCGTGCCCCGGCAACGTCCCGAGAATTCCGGTTGGCAAGGGCAGCGTGGTAATCTGCGACCTCTGCGGAGGAAGCCCGAAGTGCGTCGAAGTCTGTCATGAAGCCGGGCACGATGCACTGGTTCTCGTGAAAGGCCAGTACCGCTCGGTGTACAGGACTTTTGCCAAGGATCCGGTTGAGAAGAGCACCGAGCTGGCGAGGAAGATGTACGGGGAGGAGTTCCTGGGGTGA
- a CDS encoding aldehyde ferredoxin oxidoreductase family protein — protein sequence MKGYAGKLLDVDLSTGNVKTVELDEEMLRFYGGRGLGTYILWKEFGEKWEGVDPLGEENLLLILTGPLTGYYPGIKTAVVAKSPESNGIVGSVLSSEVGIELKASGYDGIIIRGRAKEPVYLFINDDEVEIRDASKYWGMGGVELHKTLLKEVHDELRKKAKLRGVPKEPAMMYIGRGGERKVRFAAIMSKLMHAAGYGGFGAVMGSKNLKAVLVKGNKALPEVHDREKFKSLLREFQRELLTLTTFRQWGTGAGGYSVGKDRSSQPVRNWQEEYHDDERISVVNFELKAWIKKYWADYGCPVNCMKISYLRYGEYKGSITDAPDYELMAYVGTNLGIFEPEKVVYLSYLVDELGLDGINAGNVLGFAAELYQRGILTEEDIGFKLEWGDEKAFAKLLELIVERKGIGEILAEGTYRAARRISEMKGVDAMRYAVHVKGIGVGAHGIRSDLDYTRDISYAVSVQGGDHTATAGLPARSYEGELVNAFYDSAVICMFTTRPGFERILEFGNAVTGFELTPEKWFNETGLRIIHLQRILLLLGGPDVHWDPRKDDDNPPRFYEPLPTGPVKGRAPSREEISEKVRQYYEQVGYDEHGIPKEEVLEELGLGEAKREVKRIRERLGL from the coding sequence ATGAAGGGCTACGCTGGAAAGCTTCTGGACGTTGATCTGAGCACAGGAAACGTGAAAACCGTCGAGCTGGACGAGGAAATGCTCCGCTTCTACGGCGGCAGGGGTCTCGGCACGTACATCCTGTGGAAGGAGTTCGGAGAGAAGTGGGAAGGGGTCGATCCCCTAGGCGAGGAGAACCTCCTGCTGATCCTCACCGGCCCGCTGACGGGCTACTACCCGGGGATAAAGACGGCGGTAGTGGCCAAATCCCCCGAGAGCAACGGCATAGTGGGAAGCGTCCTCAGCAGCGAGGTGGGAATAGAGCTTAAGGCGAGCGGCTACGACGGAATAATAATCCGGGGAAGGGCAAAGGAGCCCGTCTATCTTTTCATCAACGACGATGAGGTTGAGATAAGGGACGCCTCGAAGTACTGGGGCATGGGCGGGGTGGAGCTTCACAAGACCCTGCTGAAGGAAGTTCACGACGAGCTGAGGAAGAAGGCCAAGCTGAGGGGTGTCCCGAAGGAGCCCGCGATGATGTACATCGGCAGGGGCGGGGAAAGGAAGGTGCGCTTCGCCGCCATAATGAGCAAGCTGATGCACGCCGCAGGCTACGGCGGCTTCGGTGCGGTGATGGGAAGCAAGAACCTCAAGGCCGTGCTCGTTAAGGGCAACAAGGCCCTGCCGGAAGTCCATGACAGAGAGAAGTTCAAGTCCCTTCTCAGGGAGTTCCAGAGGGAACTTCTGACGCTCACCACCTTCCGCCAGTGGGGAACGGGGGCTGGAGGCTACAGCGTCGGCAAGGACCGCTCAAGCCAGCCGGTCAGGAACTGGCAGGAGGAGTACCACGACGATGAGAGGATAAGCGTGGTAAACTTCGAGCTCAAGGCCTGGATAAAGAAGTACTGGGCAGACTACGGCTGTCCCGTGAACTGCATGAAGATATCCTACCTCCGCTACGGCGAGTACAAGGGCTCGATAACCGACGCCCCGGACTACGAGCTGATGGCCTACGTGGGAACCAACCTCGGAATATTCGAGCCCGAGAAGGTCGTCTACCTCTCATACCTCGTCGATGAGCTCGGTCTGGACGGCATAAACGCGGGCAACGTCCTCGGCTTTGCCGCCGAGCTTTACCAGCGCGGAATCCTGACGGAGGAGGACATCGGCTTCAAGCTTGAGTGGGGCGACGAGAAGGCCTTCGCAAAGCTCCTTGAGCTTATAGTGGAGAGGAAGGGCATCGGGGAAATCCTGGCCGAGGGAACCTACCGCGCGGCGAGAAGAATCTCCGAGATGAAGGGCGTCGATGCGATGAGATACGCAGTCCACGTCAAGGGCATCGGCGTCGGTGCCCACGGAATAAGGAGCGACCTCGATTATACGAGGGATATAAGCTACGCCGTCTCGGTTCAGGGAGGCGACCACACAGCAACAGCAGGTTTGCCGGCGAGGAGCTACGAGGGCGAACTCGTCAATGCCTTCTACGACTCGGCCGTTATCTGCATGTTCACGACGAGGCCCGGCTTCGAGAGGATCCTTGAGTTCGGAAACGCGGTTACGGGCTTTGAACTGACGCCTGAAAAGTGGTTCAACGAAACCGGCCTGAGGATAATCCACCTCCAGAGGATTCTGCTCCTCCTCGGAGGGCCCGACGTCCACTGGGATCCGCGGAAGGACGACGACAACCCGCCGAGGTTCTACGAGCCCCTCCCGACCGGGCCGGTCAAGGGCAGGGCACCCAGCAGGGAGGAGATAAGCGAGAAGGTTCGCCAGTACTACGAGCAGGTTGGCTACGACGAGCACGGGATTCCGAAGGAAGAAGTTCTGGAGGAACTCGGGCTTGGAGAGGCAAAGCGCGAGGTGAAGCGCATAAGGGAGCGCCTCGGCCTCTGA
- a CDS encoding MoaD/ThiS family protein, with the protein MRVTLILYGEHALKHGSQRELEVEEGKRVGELLRELGIGTDEHHILVNEKRVEESHPLREGDRIKVLPVVYGGSLPGPVDAGHVHSQEHLDVA; encoded by the coding sequence ATGAGGGTAACGCTGATACTCTACGGGGAGCACGCCCTAAAACACGGCTCGCAGAGGGAGCTTGAGGTCGAGGAAGGCAAAAGGGTGGGTGAACTCCTAAGGGAGCTGGGAATAGGGACGGACGAGCACCACATCCTGGTGAACGAGAAGAGGGTGGAGGAGAGCCATCCCCTCAGGGAGGGCGACAGAATCAAGGTGCTCCCGGTGGTCTACGGCGGCTCACTCCCCGGGCCCGTGGACGCAGGACATGTTCATAGCCAGGAGCATCTCGACGTAGCCTGA